From Candidatus Cloacimonadota bacterium, a single genomic window includes:
- the nifJ gene encoding pyruvate:ferredoxin (flavodoxin) oxidoreductase, translating to MADKIKATMDGNTAAAHVAYAFAEVAAIFPITPSSTMGELADAWAADGRKNINGTTVDVIEMQSEAGAAGAVHGALSAGAVTTTFTASQGLMLMLPNMHKIAGEMLPTVFYVTARSLAAQSLSIFGDHSDVMSARNTGWALISANSVQEVMDLGLVAQLATMKTSIPFLVFFDGFRTSHELQKIEVIDYETMAELNDPALVEAFRLRALNPERPKVKVGQQSPDVYFQGRETTNRHYMEAPATIAATMDEVAAKIGRAYKPFDYVGHPEAEHVIVAMGSGCEAIEETINYLNAKRGMKLGLVKVRVYRPFSVEYFLSVLPASVKNVAVLDRTKEPGSIGEPLYLDVVSALKDRPGLFIIGGRYGLSSKDFTPTMILAVYKHLMAKGFHGFTVGIEDDVTKLSLPLDEYIDPSPEGTINCKFWGLGSDGTVGANKNSIKIIGDNTDLYVQGYFQYDSKKSGGITRSHLRFGKKPIQSQYFVTKENFVACHNQAFIGRFDLLGGIKENGVFLLNSNWEREEAFNNLTSDMQQIIIDRKIKFYNIDGLKIAEAVGLGGRVNTVMQTAFFLISGILERGEAIQLIKESVRKTYGRKGEEVVQMNLKAIDHVNEALKEVEIPATLPDHCAPRKKLVPDGSDAFITGVIEPIMREEGDRIKVSQMPIDGYVPSGTAKLEKRRVAPTVPHWIAENCIQCNQCSFVCPHAAIRAKLVKDEDLGNAPASFNTLKATGAEGYQYKVQVYIDDCQSCRVCVNECPKAALEMRPIEDERDAGEQANYEYFEALPSDVLANFKETNVKGSQFKQPLLEFSGACAGCGETPYIKLLTQLYGDRMIIANATGCSSIWGGTFPTIPYAVNKDGKGPAWANSLFEDNAEYGFGMRLAVNSHRKLLRHYMEQLREKSIDPALKEAFGYALEHWADVDAAAKDNAAKIKTLLPTALDKACEGCKPMLKQVSELQDYLLERSIWAIGGDGWAYDIGYGGLDHVMASNQNVNVLVLDTEVYSNTGGQASKATPLGSIARFAEAGKETNKKDLGMMMMNYGYVYVAAIAMGANKAQALNAILEAEAYPGPSIVIAYAPCINHGIDMSMSQKRQKLAVDAGYWLLYRYNPLNSLQGKNPLTLDSKEPSVSVQEFFKGETRYSALERIFPERSERFQGEAEVFFKERYLQYKKLTEG from the coding sequence ATGGCTGATAAGATCAAAGCCACCATGGACGGCAACACCGCAGCGGCACACGTGGCCTACGCGTTTGCCGAAGTGGCTGCCATCTTCCCGATTACCCCGTCTTCCACAATGGGTGAACTTGCCGATGCCTGGGCCGCGGACGGCCGCAAAAACATCAACGGCACCACGGTTGACGTGATCGAAATGCAATCTGAAGCAGGAGCCGCCGGAGCAGTGCACGGAGCGCTTTCCGCCGGTGCCGTCACCACCACTTTCACCGCCTCCCAGGGCCTGATGCTGATGCTGCCGAACATGCACAAGATTGCCGGCGAAATGCTGCCCACCGTTTTCTATGTGACCGCGCGTTCCCTTGCTGCGCAGTCGCTCTCCATTTTTGGCGACCATTCCGACGTGATGAGCGCCCGCAACACAGGCTGGGCGCTGATTTCCGCCAACAGCGTGCAGGAAGTGATGGACCTTGGTCTGGTGGCCCAGCTTGCCACGATGAAGACCTCCATCCCCTTCCTGGTCTTCTTTGACGGCTTCCGCACCTCCCATGAGCTGCAAAAAATCGAAGTTATCGACTACGAGACCATGGCCGAGCTCAACGATCCCGCCCTGGTTGAGGCTTTCCGCCTGCGTGCCCTGAATCCCGAGCGTCCCAAGGTGAAGGTTGGCCAGCAGTCCCCGGATGTCTATTTCCAGGGCAGGGAAACCACCAACCGGCATTACATGGAAGCCCCGGCCACCATTGCTGCCACCATGGACGAAGTGGCCGCTAAGATCGGTCGTGCCTACAAACCTTTCGACTACGTCGGCCATCCCGAGGCTGAACATGTGATCGTGGCCATGGGCAGCGGCTGCGAAGCGATTGAAGAAACCATCAACTATCTGAACGCGAAGCGCGGGATGAAGCTGGGCCTGGTCAAAGTGCGTGTTTACCGTCCCTTCAGCGTGGAGTATTTCCTCAGCGTTTTGCCTGCCAGCGTGAAAAATGTGGCTGTGCTCGATCGCACCAAGGAACCCGGCTCCATCGGCGAACCGCTTTATCTGGATGTGGTTTCCGCTCTCAAAGACCGCCCCGGTCTCTTCATCATCGGCGGTCGCTACGGGCTTTCCAGCAAAGACTTCACCCCCACGATGATCCTGGCAGTTTACAAGCACCTGATGGCCAAAGGCTTCCACGGCTTCACCGTTGGCATCGAAGACGACGTGACGAAGCTCAGCCTGCCGCTGGACGAATACATCGACCCCAGCCCTGAGGGAACCATCAACTGCAAGTTCTGGGGCCTCGGCTCCGACGGCACCGTGGGCGCCAACAAGAACAGCATCAAGATCATCGGTGACAACACCGATCTCTATGTGCAGGGCTATTTCCAATACGATTCGAAGAAGAGCGGCGGCATCACCCGCAGCCACCTCCGCTTCGGCAAAAAACCCATCCAAAGCCAGTATTTCGTTACCAAGGAAAACTTTGTAGCTTGCCATAACCAGGCTTTCATCGGTCGCTTCGACCTCCTTGGCGGCATCAAGGAAAACGGCGTCTTTCTGCTCAATTCAAACTGGGAGCGCGAAGAAGCCTTCAATAACCTCACCTCCGACATGCAGCAGATCATCATCGACCGCAAGATCAAGTTCTACAACATCGACGGCCTCAAAATCGCCGAAGCGGTGGGCTTGGGCGGACGCGTTAACACAGTGATGCAGACGGCTTTTTTCCTTATATCCGGCATCCTGGAGCGCGGCGAGGCCATCCAGCTGATCAAGGAATCGGTGAGAAAAACCTACGGCCGCAAGGGCGAGGAAGTGGTTCAGATGAACCTAAAAGCCATCGACCACGTGAACGAGGCCCTCAAGGAAGTGGAAATCCCAGCGACCCTTCCAGACCACTGCGCTCCGCGGAAAAAACTGGTCCCGGACGGCTCGGATGCCTTTATTACAGGCGTTATCGAACCCATCATGCGCGAAGAGGGAGACCGGATCAAGGTTTCCCAGATGCCCATCGACGGCTATGTCCCCAGCGGCACAGCCAAGCTGGAAAAACGCCGCGTGGCTCCGACCGTGCCCCATTGGATCGCTGAAAACTGCATCCAGTGCAACCAGTGCTCCTTCGTTTGCCCCCACGCCGCCATCCGCGCCAAACTTGTCAAAGATGAAGACCTGGGCAACGCCCCGGCCAGTTTTAACACCCTTAAGGCTACCGGCGCTGAAGGCTACCAATACAAGGTGCAAGTCTATATCGACGACTGCCAGAGCTGCCGCGTCTGCGTAAACGAATGCCCCAAAGCCGCTTTGGAAATGCGCCCCATCGAGGACGAGCGCGATGCCGGCGAACAGGCCAACTACGAATACTTTGAAGCTCTGCCCTCCGACGTGCTGGCCAATTTCAAGGAAACCAACGTCAAAGGCTCCCAGTTCAAGCAGCCTCTGCTGGAATTCTCAGGAGCCTGCGCTGGCTGCGGTGAAACGCCCTACATCAAGCTGCTCACCCAGCTTTATGGCGACCGCATGATCATTGCCAACGCCACCGGCTGCTCCTCCATCTGGGGCGGCACCTTCCCCACCATCCCTTACGCCGTCAACAAGGACGGCAAAGGTCCCGCCTGGGCGAACAGCCTCTTTGAGGACAACGCCGAATACGGTTTTGGCATGCGTCTGGCCGTGAATTCCCACCGCAAGCTGCTACGCCATTACATGGAACAGCTGCGCGAAAAATCCATCGACCCCGCGCTGAAAGAGGCTTTCGGCTACGCCCTGGAACACTGGGCGGATGTGGATGCCGCCGCCAAAGACAACGCGGCCAAGATCAAAACCCTGCTTCCTACCGCTCTGGACAAAGCCTGCGAAGGCTGCAAACCCATGCTGAAACAGGTCTCCGAATTGCAGGATTACCTCCTGGAACGCTCCATTTGGGCGATCGGCGGTGACGGCTGGGCTTATGACATCGGCTACGGCGGACTCGACCACGTGATGGCCTCTAACCAGAACGTGAACGTCCTGGTGCTGGACACCGAGGTCTATTCCAACACCGGCGGCCAGGCTTCAAAAGCCACGCCCCTGGGTTCCATCGCCCGTTTCGCCGAGGCCGGCAAGGAAACCAACAAGAAAGACCTTGGCATGATGATGATGAACTATGGCTACGTCTATGTGGCTGCCATCGCCATGGGCGCAAACAAAGCCCAGGCCCTGAATGCCATCCTTGAAGCTGAGGCCTATCCTGGACCTTCCATCGTCATCGCCTACGCACCCTGCATCAACCACGGCATCGATATGTCGATGAGCCAGAAACGCCAGAAACTGGCTGTGGATGCCGGTTACTGGCTGCTCTACCGCTACAATCCGCTCAACAGCCTCCAGGGCAAAAACCCCCTCACCCTGGACAGCAAAGAGCCCAGCGTCAGCGTGCAGGAATTCTTCAAGGGCGAAACCCGCTACTCAGCTCTGGAGAGGATCTTCCCGGAACGCTCGGAGAGATTCCAGGGCGAAGCGGAGGTGTTCTTCAAGGAAAGATACCTCCAATACAAGAAACTCACCGAGGGATAA